From Mytilus edulis chromosome 9, xbMytEdul2.2, whole genome shotgun sequence, the proteins below share one genomic window:
- the LOC139489169 gene encoding uncharacterized protein, which translates to MSEEVRDELTSYLSLTYKDIFNLSVSSDIPSMMHNTISFIIHHSGNKDLNNPIDVCQNLERISETTGEYERIGKNTKKDAITGLINHSSTKDKKSEIGRKRSGNKKIDTAESKKCTVRLTDIGSI; encoded by the exons ATGTCTGAGGAAGTGAGAGATGAATTAACTTCATATCTCAGCTTGACATATAAAGACATTTTCAATCTATCTGTCAGTTCTGACATTCCATCTATGATGCACAACACTATATCATTCATAATACATCATTCAGGAAACAAAG ATTTAAATAATCCAATAGATGTTTGCCAAAATTTAGAAAGGATCAGTGAAACTACTGGAGAATATGAAAGGATTGGTAAAAATACTAAAAAGG ATGCAATTACAGGACTTATTAATCATTCATCGACAAAagataaaaaatcagaaatag GCAGAAAAAGATCAGGAAATAAGAAAATAGATACAGCAGAATCCAAGAAGTGTACAGTAAGACTGACTGATATTGGTTCTATTTAA